A single Nodosilinea sp. PGN35 DNA region contains:
- a CDS encoding F0F1 ATP synthase subunit B encodes MTIGWLLAAEEGGFGLDFNILETNLINLVIIIGVLYYFGGKFLGKTLSTRQTAIQTAIAEAEQRKQEAAAALAEQQQKLAQAQEEAKRILAEAQTTAERAREAILAQSQTDVERMRATAAQDLTSQEARVMRELQQRIAAMAIERSEASLPGRLNDDSQRRLVDSSIALLKGE; translated from the coding sequence ATGACTATTGGTTGGTTACTGGCGGCGGAAGAAGGCGGGTTTGGTTTGGATTTCAATATCCTAGAAACCAACCTGATTAATCTGGTCATTATCATTGGCGTGCTGTATTACTTTGGTGGCAAGTTTTTAGGGAAGACCCTTTCAACTCGCCAGACGGCTATTCAGACCGCGATCGCAGAAGCCGAGCAGCGTAAGCAAGAGGCCGCCGCCGCGCTGGCAGAGCAGCAGCAAAAGCTAGCCCAGGCCCAGGAGGAAGCCAAGCGAATCTTGGCTGAGGCCCAGACTACAGCAGAGCGCGCCCGCGAAGCGATCTTGGCTCAATCTCAGACGGATGTAGAGCGCATGCGGGCCACCGCTGCCCAAGACCTTACCTCCCAAGAGGCACGGGTGATGCGAGAGCTTCAGCAGCGGATTGCGGCGATGGCCATTGAGCGCAGTGAGGCCAGCTTGCCGGGGCGGCTGAACGACGATTCGCAGCGGCGTCTGGTTGATTCCAGCATTGCCCTGCTCAAAGGAGAATAG
- the atpH gene encoding ATP synthase F1 subunit delta, producing MNDTTLNSEIAAPYAKALMSVADDNNAVDQVGVEVADLLEVLNSSKELTDFLTSPLMSADAKKGVLRQIAEGNVSDSLLSFLLLLVDRSRVAFLSPILQQYQALLRERNNTVLADVTAAVELSEDQQNAIRDRVKAMTGASSVELSVTVDPSLIGGLIIKVGSQVIDASLRGQLRRIGMQLAATA from the coding sequence ATGAACGACACAACGCTAAATTCTGAAATTGCGGCCCCCTACGCCAAGGCGCTGATGTCCGTCGCCGACGACAACAACGCGGTTGACCAGGTGGGCGTCGAGGTAGCTGACTTGCTGGAAGTCCTGAACAGCTCCAAGGAGCTAACCGACTTTTTAACCAGTCCGCTGATGTCTGCCGACGCTAAAAAGGGCGTGCTGCGTCAGATTGCGGAGGGCAACGTGAGCGACTCTCTGCTGAGTTTTTTGCTGCTGCTGGTTGACCGCAGCCGCGTGGCGTTCTTATCGCCTATTCTTCAGCAGTATCAAGCTCTGCTGAGGGAGCGCAACAATACGGTTTTAGCTGACGTGACGGCGGCAGTCGAGCTATCTGAGGATCAGCAGAACGCCATTCGCGATCGCGTCAAGGCTATGACCGGTGCCAGCAGTGTTGAGCTATCCGTAACTGTCGATCCCTCCCTGATTGGTGGATTGATTATCAAGGTCGGCTCCCAGGTAATTGACGCTAGCCTGCGGGGTCAGCTACGCCGCATTGGTATGCAGCTAGCGGCAACCGCTTAG